The following proteins are co-located in the Methylomonas sp. 11b genome:
- a CDS encoding IS30 family transposase, with product MAQLGRPGLSSAEKAELWRRWKAGQSLSDIGRALGKHAGSVHTVLSAHGGIIPATRSRSPRVLSLMEREEISRGLAAGQSHRQIAIKLKRSPSTISREIARNQSINHYRAVEADANAWDRAQRPKSCRLQTHPELQAVVASKLHFDWSPEQISGWLKQTYPVDQQMHLSHETIYKSLFIQARGVLKKELMKHLRSRRMMRRGKSSSTEGQPRGQIVDAISIRLRPAEIEDRAIPGHWEGDLISGSKNSHIATLVERQSRFVMLVQVDGKDTVNAVNALIRQVKQLPQGVMASLTWDRGTELAQHKRFSVATDVAMYFCDPKSPWQRGTNENTNRLLRQYFPKGTDLSGYTQPYLDEIALKLNTRPRKTLGFITPRDKFNQCVATTG from the coding sequence ATGGCGCAATTAGGACGACCGGGTTTGTCTTCTGCAGAAAAGGCAGAACTTTGGCGGCGATGGAAAGCAGGGCAATCACTCAGTGATATAGGCCGAGCTCTGGGTAAGCACGCGGGCTCCGTCCATACAGTGCTATCTGCCCACGGTGGGATTATTCCAGCCACACGTTCGCGATCGCCGAGGGTACTAAGTTTAATGGAGCGAGAAGAAATTTCTCGTGGTCTTGCGGCGGGTCAGTCGCATCGCCAGATTGCCATCAAGCTCAAGCGTTCCCCTTCAACGATAAGCCGCGAAATTGCCCGAAATCAGAGCATAAATCATTATCGAGCTGTTGAGGCCGACGCAAATGCCTGGGATCGAGCGCAGCGCCCCAAATCCTGTCGCCTGCAAACACATCCGGAATTACAAGCGGTTGTCGCAAGCAAACTTCATTTCGATTGGTCGCCTGAGCAAATTTCAGGCTGGCTTAAACAGACTTATCCAGTCGATCAACAGATGCATTTATCTCATGAAACGATTTATAAGAGCCTATTTATTCAAGCACGAGGCGTTTTGAAGAAGGAGCTTATGAAACATCTTCGCTCTAGACGCATGATGCGCCGAGGCAAGTCTTCCTCCACTGAGGGTCAGCCACGAGGGCAAATCGTTGATGCCATTTCCATCCGGTTGCGACCAGCAGAAATTGAAGATCGAGCCATACCTGGACATTGGGAAGGTGATCTTATTTCGGGCTCCAAAAATAGCCACATTGCGACGCTCGTTGAACGTCAATCACGATTTGTCATGCTGGTTCAAGTAGATGGTAAAGATACGGTTAATGCGGTGAATGCATTGATACGGCAAGTAAAACAACTTCCCCAGGGTGTAATGGCTTCATTGACTTGGGATCGCGGTACAGAACTGGCCCAACATAAACGATTTAGTGTAGCGACCGATGTAGCAATGTATTTCTGCGATCCTAAAAGTCCTTGGCAACGGGGGACCAATGAAAACACCAACCGGTTACTGCGACAATATTTTCCAAAGGGGACAGATCTAAGTGGTTATACGCAGCCATATCTCGATGAGATTGCTTTAAAACTCAATACCAGACCTAGAAAGACGCTTGGTTTTATAACGCCCCGTGATAAATTTAATCAGTGTGTTGCGACCACCGGTTGA
- the fabF gene encoding beta-ketoacyl-ACP synthase II yields the protein MKAYKTHHGLNGQRIVVTGMGIVSPLGCGVETTWNRLISGHSGVRKLCEDFTESLPVTVAGIVPTKDEDNEAGFYPDSVAPPNERRKMDRFILFALAAASEAILQAGWMPDDEYSRERTATIVGSGIGGFPAIANAVRTTDRRGVQRLSPFSIPSFIANMAASHVSIRYGYKGPLGAPVTACAAGVQAIGDAVRLIRCGEADVAICGGAEACIDLVSLGSFSAARALSTAFNHSLTTASRPFDSARDGFVMAEGAGMLVIETLDHALARGAKLIAEIIGYGTQADAYHMTSVPKDGEGAKRAMFTALQQAGLDANDIQHINAHATSTPVGDLGELAAIKTLFGNQESVAVTSTKSATGHLLGAAGGIEAIFTVLALRDQIVPATLNLDNPDVAAEGVDIVRGVARKMVIEHAMSNGFGFGGVNASVIFRHWSA from the coding sequence ATGAAAGCCTACAAAACACATCATGGTCTGAACGGGCAACGTATCGTTGTCACCGGTATGGGTATTGTTTCACCGCTGGGTTGTGGGGTAGAAACCACTTGGAATAGGCTGATCTCTGGGCACTCTGGAGTACGCAAACTGTGTGAAGACTTTACCGAAAGCCTGCCGGTCACCGTTGCAGGTATCGTTCCCACAAAAGATGAAGACAATGAGGCGGGATTTTATCCAGACAGCGTTGCACCACCAAACGAAAGGCGCAAGATGGACCGATTCATATTATTTGCCCTGGCAGCCGCGTCAGAAGCTATTCTGCAAGCTGGTTGGATGCCCGATGATGAGTATTCACGCGAACGGACCGCCACTATTGTCGGTTCTGGAATCGGTGGTTTCCCCGCGATTGCTAATGCCGTGCGCACCACAGACCGGCGTGGCGTACAGCGGCTGTCGCCTTTTAGCATCCCCTCATTTATCGCGAACATGGCAGCTAGCCATGTGTCCATCCGTTATGGTTATAAAGGTCCACTCGGAGCGCCGGTTACCGCATGCGCAGCGGGCGTCCAAGCCATCGGCGATGCTGTGCGGCTCATTCGCTGCGGCGAAGCCGATGTGGCGATTTGCGGTGGAGCAGAAGCCTGCATAGACTTAGTGAGCTTGGGTAGTTTCTCTGCGGCGCGGGCCTTGTCTACGGCTTTTAATCATTCGCTGACAACAGCCTCAAGACCATTTGATAGTGCTCGCGATGGTTTTGTGATGGCGGAGGGTGCTGGTATGTTAGTGATTGAAACACTGGACCATGCCCTGGCTCGTGGGGCCAAACTCATTGCGGAAATTATCGGTTACGGTACACAGGCAGATGCCTATCACATGACCTCCGTTCCAAAGGATGGCGAGGGCGCTAAGCGAGCGATGTTCACAGCACTGCAACAGGCTGGGCTTGATGCTAACGATATTCAGCACATAAACGCCCACGCCACCTCTACGCCGGTAGGTGATCTGGGAGAACTGGCCGCCATTAAAACCCTGTTCGGGAATCAAGAAAGTGTTGCCGTTACCTCCACCAAATCGGCGACAGGGCATTTGCTGGGAGCCGCCGGCGGAATTGAGGCCATTTTTACGGTGTTAGCATTACGTGATCAGATCGTTCCGGCAACACTCAATCTGGACAATCCGGATGTTGCTGCTGAAGGCGTGGATATTGTCAGAGGAGTTGCTAGAAAAATGGTTATCGAACATGCGATGTCTAACGGTTTTGGGTTTGGCGGTGTCAACGCGAGTGTAATATTTCGACACTGGTCAGCGTAA
- a CDS encoding glutathione S-transferase family protein, with protein sequence MITLCGFGVSNYYNKLKLVMLEKGIPFQEKLVYPWQRESFRQHSPLGKIPYIETEYGSLSESQVILDFLEERYPELPLYPTALFERAKCRELIQNLELNAEWVARRLYKESFFGGNVSEETKREAKERLMIGLQAVAQLAQFSPYIFGSVFTAADCVAYVHFVMIEHTTVKIYGRNMLEEFLPDVAAYMALMDLRPHIQTIMEDRQAALASFLALDVKYDG encoded by the coding sequence ATGATTACACTCTGCGGTTTTGGCGTCAGCAATTACTACAATAAACTCAAACTAGTCATGCTTGAGAAGGGTATTCCCTTTCAAGAGAAACTGGTCTATCCCTGGCAGCGTGAATCATTCAGACAACACTCTCCGTTAGGCAAAATTCCTTATATAGAAACTGAATACGGTAGTTTGTCGGAATCCCAGGTTATTCTGGACTTTCTGGAAGAACGTTATCCAGAACTGCCCCTTTACCCCACAGCTCTATTTGAACGGGCAAAATGTCGAGAGTTGATTCAGAACCTGGAACTCAATGCCGAGTGGGTGGCCCGTCGTCTCTATAAGGAGTCATTTTTTGGGGGCAATGTTTCAGAAGAAACCAAGCGCGAAGCCAAAGAAAGACTGATGATCGGTCTCCAAGCGGTGGCCCAACTGGCGCAGTTTTCCCCCTATATATTTGGCTCTGTGTTCACCGCCGCTGATTGCGTTGCCTATGTTCACTTTGTCATGATTGAGCATACGACCGTAAAAATCTATGGCCGTAACATGCTTGAGGAATTTCTGCCGGATGTGGCTGCGTATATGGCGCTAATGGATTTGCGTCCCCATATTCAAACCATAATGGAGGATCGCCAAGCCGCCTTGGCTAGCTTTCTTGCGCTAGACGTAAAATATGATGGATAG
- a CDS encoding RHS repeat-associated core domain-containing protein, producing MNVLVLPVSVFLFAVSSLIFTPLAQALSLNFDDLNASTGDIDLTGTNYQGYSWSNFSAYDTSNSFFGFSSGVVSGTNAAYTGGELINGSTISPVIGSLSSSGLFDVGDAYLAAGYYDGLDVTVEGLLNGSVLFSKTVTVSSTTAQLFAFNFTGINQLDFFALVTGNTSDPYSCGSFNCTQFTVDDLSVQANNGNTGGGTVPEPSSLLLLAAGLFGFRISQRVKFGNTLKRWRQLLFLLVISLTVPAIHAEVNPAADGVHEQLAKLSATQFAEPLYPTIATTADEDSDLLSAIQKYQTRGSEDDYSALTDYLAAHPASGWQTALLTNLGLSYYQAGRFSLAIDTWEKAWLFGKNVTEPQIKVLVDRALGELMRMHARVGHADRLEALFAEMGDRQVSGPATENVAGAREGLWQMRNNYGIAYLCGPMALKNLLLSQGMTPKQVEFLDNYRSGTHGVSLTKVGKLAKQAKIPYSLIKRLPGEPIPVPSVVHWNVSHYAAILEERQGRYHIQDPIFGQDLWVTRDAIDQEASGHYLVPTNKLEAGWHKIQLAEADKLYGMGYTGNNDPNQVGSQGDPTKPGKCNGGMCDYNFSEMAVSLNFSDIPVGYRPPKGPEVFTTLTYNQRDADQPANFSFFNVSQKWSLNWLTYIQDNPTSPGASVSRYAAGGGSYDYSGYNSTTHQFTPETKNQAVLVLVSSSPIRYERRLPNGSVEVYGQSNGSTTSTRLVFLTQIVDPSGNALTLNYDNQLRLSSVTDATGRDTTFSYDLSNRPLLVTKITDPFGRSASMTYDSSGRLTSIKDVFGLTSGFHYDSASLIDSMTTPYGTTTFAYGGSGSSRYLQATDPLGNTERLEFQQGISSIPFNDPTSTVPQGIIAPFNSYINGRNTYYWDKHAYKIAAGDYTKARIKHWTHCAQNTGVTCQPVESIKYPLENRIWFNYPGQPNGGLGTAVSGTYDQPTRQGRVLDDGTTQLLQTSYNGLGQVTERIDALGRDTKITYAANQIDPIQIDQKTAANTFTTIAKFTYNSQHLPLTSTDAAGQTTSYSYNSAGQLIEVKDPLGQITSYSYDNLGYPAQVTNANGKTQLSLTYDTYGRVETRTDSEGYTLAYSYDDFDRLSKITYPDGTSQTTTWDKLDKASVTDREGRTTHYSYDAVRNLIAETDPLGHKTQYTYYPNQYLKSLTDGNDKVTSWNRDIQSRVTAKTYADGKQTTYAYEATTSRLKSVTDSLGQKKTFIYAKDDKPTALTYSNAVNTTPNVSFSYDPWFPRVASMTDGTGATQYQYQAIGQLGALKLSQIDGPYNNDTVSFQYDELRRVVKRNIDSVTETFNYDALGRLIAHNSPLGNFVQTYLGETSQLTGLQDSAGKVGTTWEYDGSQNDRRLLGIQNIGATRSYGYVTTPENRISQISETTTLSGNWAAKDYTFGYDGADRLTSVDVSTGDQYSYDYDSGTNLTGITTPKGSIPISVNGLNQITTVNAQSYTYDANGNVTNDGVRSYVWDAENRLIKVTLNAQSNVDYQFGYDGLGRRISIRSSNGVAAPTVTRYLWCGDSLCQARTSADAVTRRYYPEGEIRTAGNVRLYYARDHLGSVRDAQLMNTGATTSSFDYDAYGKPVQSLARITPDYLFGGMFNLQGVGLYLTNYRAYDPNTGRWLSRDPIGENGGTNLYAYTEGNPINFVDPMGADHKTGKTIDCGGGCTIRIDRNSVGDGRHLHWECRNGGSGSMGEFGGTSHGGTSSDAPQKIKDCARKNGFEPDVLPQSSPNNSQMCGSTCQGVILGVGIGIGCVGVVAICVAQPEACPFVVGAGSKLAY from the coding sequence ATGAACGTTCTTGTTTTGCCGGTTAGCGTATTTCTTTTCGCAGTTTCCAGCCTGATATTTACCCCACTCGCCCAGGCGCTTTCCCTCAATTTCGACGATCTCAATGCCAGTACCGGCGACATCGATTTAACCGGAACCAATTATCAGGGCTATAGCTGGTCCAATTTTTCAGCCTATGACACTTCCAATAGTTTCTTTGGGTTTTCCAGCGGGGTAGTTTCCGGTACAAACGCCGCTTATACTGGCGGTGAATTGATTAATGGCTCTACGATCTCGCCGGTGATTGGCTCCTTGAGTTCCTCCGGTCTTTTCGATGTTGGCGATGCCTATCTAGCTGCCGGCTACTACGATGGGCTCGACGTCACGGTAGAAGGCTTATTGAACGGTTCAGTGCTATTTAGCAAGACCGTGACCGTTTCCTCGACCACTGCGCAATTATTCGCTTTCAATTTTACCGGTATCAACCAATTGGATTTTTTTGCCCTCGTGACAGGGAATACTTCCGACCCCTACAGTTGCGGCAGTTTTAACTGCACCCAATTTACCGTCGACGATTTGTCAGTTCAAGCGAATAACGGAAACACAGGCGGCGGCACCGTTCCAGAGCCGTCGTCTTTATTGCTTTTGGCCGCCGGACTATTCGGCTTCCGCATATCACAACGCGTCAAATTCGGGAACACCCTGAAACGTTGGCGCCAATTACTTTTCCTGTTGGTCATTAGTTTGACGGTCCCTGCTATTCACGCAGAGGTGAATCCAGCGGCAGATGGGGTTCATGAGCAGCTGGCAAAACTCAGTGCCACCCAATTTGCCGAACCGCTGTACCCTACCATCGCTACGACAGCAGATGAAGATAGTGATCTTCTTTCGGCTATTCAAAAATATCAAACACGTGGTAGCGAAGACGATTACAGCGCCTTAACCGACTACCTAGCCGCGCATCCGGCTTCAGGATGGCAAACAGCACTACTTACGAATTTAGGCTTGTCTTATTATCAAGCGGGTCGTTTCAGTCTGGCCATTGACACCTGGGAAAAAGCGTGGCTTTTTGGCAAGAACGTTACCGAACCGCAAATTAAAGTTCTGGTCGATCGTGCTTTAGGCGAATTAATGCGCATGCATGCCCGTGTTGGTCATGCTGATCGTTTGGAGGCCCTTTTTGCGGAAATGGGTGATCGACAAGTCTCTGGACCAGCAACTGAGAATGTCGCCGGTGCGCGGGAAGGCTTATGGCAAATGCGCAATAATTACGGTATCGCTTATTTATGCGGACCGATGGCGTTGAAAAATCTGCTTCTATCGCAAGGCATGACGCCTAAACAAGTCGAATTCTTAGACAACTACCGTTCCGGAACTCACGGCGTAAGCCTGACCAAAGTCGGTAAATTGGCTAAACAAGCCAAAATCCCTTACTCATTGATCAAACGGCTTCCGGGCGAGCCGATTCCCGTACCTTCCGTGGTGCATTGGAACGTGAGCCATTACGCCGCTATCTTGGAAGAGCGGCAAGGCCGCTACCATATTCAAGACCCCATTTTCGGCCAAGACTTATGGGTGACACGCGACGCGATCGATCAAGAAGCCAGTGGTCATTACTTGGTGCCAACTAACAAGCTCGAAGCCGGCTGGCATAAAATTCAGCTCGCCGAGGCGGATAAATTGTACGGTATGGGTTACACCGGCAATAACGATCCGAATCAAGTCGGATCGCAAGGCGACCCCACCAAACCCGGTAAATGTAATGGCGGGATGTGTGATTACAACTTCTCTGAGATGGCGGTTAGCCTTAATTTCAGTGACATACCAGTTGGCTATCGTCCGCCTAAAGGGCCAGAAGTTTTTACCACCCTGACTTATAACCAACGGGATGCAGACCAACCCGCCAACTTCAGCTTTTTCAACGTCAGCCAAAAATGGTCGCTGAACTGGTTGACTTACATTCAAGATAACCCTACTTCGCCTGGAGCCAGTGTTTCCCGTTACGCGGCTGGCGGCGGTAGTTATGATTACAGCGGTTATAACAGCACTACCCATCAGTTTACCCCGGAGACTAAAAACCAAGCCGTTTTAGTCCTTGTTTCCAGCAGTCCGATACGATACGAACGCCGTTTACCCAATGGTAGTGTCGAGGTTTATGGGCAATCCAACGGTTCTACCACGTCAACGCGTTTGGTGTTTCTGACCCAGATCGTCGACCCAAGCGGCAATGCGTTAACCTTAAATTATGATAACCAACTGCGTCTGTCATCCGTTACCGATGCTACCGGGCGCGATACGACGTTTAGCTACGACTTGAGTAACCGGCCTTTATTGGTTACGAAGATCACCGACCCCTTCGGACGTAGCGCATCGATGACTTATGATAGCAGTGGACGCTTGACCAGTATTAAAGATGTTTTTGGGCTGACCTCCGGTTTTCATTATGACAGTGCGTCACTGATTGACAGTATGACCACGCCTTACGGAACGACGACCTTCGCCTATGGGGGCAGTGGCTCCTCGCGTTATCTGCAGGCTACCGATCCATTGGGAAACACCGAACGTCTGGAATTCCAGCAAGGCATATCGTCTATTCCCTTTAACGATCCCACGTCCACAGTACCGCAAGGCATCATCGCACCGTTTAATTCCTACATAAACGGCAGAAATACCTATTACTGGGACAAACACGCTTATAAAATTGCAGCGGGAGATTACACCAAGGCCCGCATCAAACATTGGACCCATTGCGCGCAAAATACCGGGGTTACCTGTCAGCCGGTGGAAAGCATCAAATACCCGCTGGAAAACCGCATTTGGTTCAATTATCCGGGGCAACCGAATGGCGGCTTGGGCACTGCTGTATCCGGTACCTATGACCAGCCGACGCGGCAAGGCCGGGTTCTGGACGACGGCACGACGCAATTGTTGCAAACCAGTTACAACGGTCTGGGGCAAGTGACCGAACGAATCGATGCGCTGGGCCGAGATACCAAAATTACCTACGCTGCCAACCAAATTGATCCGATTCAGATCGACCAAAAAACGGCGGCGAACACCTTTACCACAATCGCTAAATTCACCTATAACAGTCAGCATTTGCCGTTAACCTCGACCGATGCAGCAGGACAGACGACCAGCTATAGCTATAACAGTGCCGGCCAACTGATCGAAGTGAAAGATCCGTTAGGCCAAATAACTAGCTACAGCTACGATAATCTCGGTTATCCGGCTCAAGTGACCAATGCAAACGGCAAAACCCAATTAAGTTTGACCTACGACACCTACGGTCGGGTCGAAACCCGCACCGATTCGGAAGGCTATACCCTGGCGTACAGCTATGACGACTTCGACCGCCTGTCCAAAATCACTTATCCGGACGGCACTTCGCAAACCACGACCTGGGATAAGCTGGACAAAGCGTCAGTCACCGACAGAGAAGGGCGCACAACGCATTACAGCTACGACGCGGTGCGCAACCTAATCGCCGAAACCGATCCCTTGGGGCATAAAACCCAATACACTTACTATCCTAACCAGTACTTAAAAAGTTTGACCGACGGCAACGACAAGGTTACCTCCTGGAACCGCGACATTCAAAGCCGGGTCACGGCTAAAACTTATGCCGACGGCAAACAAACAACTTATGCCTATGAAGCGACTACCAGCCGGCTCAAATCGGTAACCGACTCGCTGGGCCAGAAAAAAACCTTCATCTATGCCAAGGATGATAAACCAACCGCGCTAACTTACAGCAATGCGGTCAATACCACGCCGAACGTCAGTTTTAGCTACGATCCTTGGTTCCCCAGAGTGGCTTCGATGACCGACGGTACCGGTGCCACGCAGTACCAATATCAGGCTATTGGCCAATTAGGCGCGTTAAAACTGAGCCAGATCGATGGCCCCTACAACAACGATACGGTCAGCTTTCAATATGATGAATTGCGTAGAGTCGTCAAACGTAACATTGATTCAGTCACTGAAACCTTCAATTATGACGCGCTTGGGCGTTTGATTGCCCACAACAGCCCGTTGGGTAACTTCGTCCAAACTTATTTGGGCGAAACAAGTCAACTGACTGGTCTACAAGACAGCGCCGGCAAGGTCGGAACGACCTGGGAATATGACGGCAGCCAGAACGACCGGCGTTTATTGGGCATCCAAAACATCGGAGCCACGCGAAGCTATGGCTATGTTACCACGCCGGAAAATCGAATTAGCCAAATCAGCGAAACCACGACCTTGAGCGGAAACTGGGCTGCCAAGGATTACACCTTCGGTTATGACGGTGCAGACCGGTTGACGTCGGTCGATGTGTCTACCGGAGACCAATATAGTTACGACTATGACTCCGGCACCAATCTGACCGGGATCACTACGCCGAAAGGCAGTATCCCAATCTCGGTCAACGGCCTGAATCAAATCACTACCGTCAATGCCCAAAGCTATACCTACGACGCCAACGGCAACGTCACCAACGACGGTGTGCGCAGTTATGTGTGGGATGCCGAAAACCGGCTGATCAAGGTTACCTTGAATGCGCAATCGAACGTTGATTACCAATTCGGCTACGACGGCCTAGGTCGGCGCATCTCTATCAGATCTAGTAATGGCGTGGCGGCGCCTACGGTCACGCGTTATCTTTGGTGTGGCGATAGCCTGTGTCAGGCTCGCACTTCCGCTGATGCGGTTACACGGCGTTATTATCCAGAAGGGGAGATTCGAACCGCGGGCAACGTGCGTCTTTATTATGCCCGTGACCACCTAGGCTCGGTGCGTGATGCACAACTGATGAATACCGGCGCCACGACATCTTCGTTCGATTATGATGCCTACGGCAAACCGGTCCAGAGTTTGGCCAGGATTACGCCGGATTATCTATTCGGAGGGATGTTTAATCTACAGGGTGTTGGACTTTATCTGACTAACTACCGAGCATATGATCCAAATACGGGTCGATGGCTGTCAAGAGATCCAATCGGCGAGAATGGAGGTACAAACCTATATGCCTATACAGAGGGAAATCCAATTAATTTTGTTGATCCCATGGGAGCTGACCATAAAACTGGAAAAACCATAGATTGTGGTGGGGGCTGTACCATAAGAATCGACAGAAATTCTGTAGGTGACGGTAGGCATTTGCATTGGGAATGTAGGAATGGAGGAAGTGGATCGATGGGAGAATTCGGTGGCACATCCCATGGCGGAACTTCTTCTGATGCCCCACAAAAAATTAAAGATTGTGCTCGTAAAAATGGTTTTGAACCAGATGTGCTTCCTCAAAGTAGCCCAAATAATTCCCAAATGTGCGGATCAACATGCCAAGGTGTAATTCTGGGAGTCGGCATTGGTATCGGTTGTGTTGGTGTTGTAGCTATCTGTGTGGCACAACCTGAGGCATGTCCTTTTGTAGTTGGTGCCGGTAGTAAATTGGCTTATTAA
- a CDS encoding NADPH-dependent FMN reductase, with translation MNVLAICGSLRTASINRMLLHAAIQLAPPGMSIRIYPTIGELPLYNPDLECNVPKQVKTFRNQVADSQALLIASPEYAHGVTGAIKNALDWLVSFESFANKPVAVLNASPRASHADAALRETLRTMSAVIVEEASICVPLLGTNLTADDVVYHPTMADAIRDALLDLQTSTIHHILRLAQES, from the coding sequence ATGAACGTACTCGCTATCTGCGGCAGTCTGCGGACTGCTTCAATTAATCGGATGCTGTTGCATGCTGCCATTCAGCTAGCTCCACCCGGCATGAGCATCAGAATCTATCCAACCATCGGCGAGTTACCGCTTTACAATCCTGATCTTGAATGCAACGTACCTAAGCAAGTAAAGACGTTTCGCAATCAGGTAGCCGACTCTCAGGCTCTGCTGATTGCAAGTCCTGAGTATGCGCATGGCGTGACCGGAGCAATCAAAAATGCCCTGGATTGGTTAGTTAGCTTTGAATCCTTCGCGAACAAACCCGTCGCGGTCCTAAATGCCTCACCACGAGCTAGCCACGCCGACGCAGCACTGCGCGAAACCCTCAGAACCATGTCGGCTGTGATTGTAGAAGAGGCCTCTATTTGTGTTCCCCTGTTAGGAACGAACCTCACAGCGGACGACGTCGTTTATCACCCGACGATGGCTGACGCCATTCGAGATGCTTTATTAGATCTACAAACTTCGACTATCCATCATATTTTACGTCTAGCGCAAGAAAGCTAG
- a CDS encoding H-NS histone family protein, whose protein sequence is MIDLDTKSPEELTAIISQAQAQLAAKQNSKRKDTIAQIKELAASIGVTVEIHEVDKKASKRSVSSVSAKYRNPNGPETWTGRGLAPKWMKALLSEGRSKDEFLIQG, encoded by the coding sequence ATGATTGATCTCGATACCAAAAGCCCAGAAGAATTAACCGCCATTATTTCCCAAGCACAAGCCCAATTAGCGGCAAAACAAAATAGCAAGCGTAAAGACACCATCGCCCAGATAAAAGAACTGGCTGCATCCATAGGTGTGACCGTGGAAATTCACGAAGTCGATAAAAAGGCCTCTAAGCGTTCAGTGTCATCAGTATCGGCGAAGTACCGCAATCCCAATGGTCCAGAAACGTGGACAGGACGCGGTCTGGCACCTAAATGGATGAAAGCCTTATTAAGTGAAGGACGTAGCAAAGACGAATTCTTGATTCAAGGCTAA
- a CDS encoding LysR family transcriptional regulator → MDRFHSMQVFVTVADTEGFASAARKLYMSPPAVTRTISALEDHLGVMLFHRTTRQVKLTDAGLRYLEDCRRILADLAEAEESVVGAHRVPRGKLSVTASSRFGHLHIAPLLIDFLERYPEVSVQTLFVDRVVNLIDEGLDVAVRIGELPDSSLTAIRVGSVRRVVCAAPDYLEARGVPQTPQDIQGHDIVQFSSLASKAEWRFKGVEGEIIVPFSTRFTVNTADVAIAAAVAGRGLTMVLSYMIVPELMSGKLRIVLADYENPPLPVHVVYQEGRKAAAKVRAFVDFAVDRLRTLAYLNSGLD, encoded by the coding sequence ATGGACAGATTTCATTCGATGCAGGTATTCGTTACGGTTGCCGATACGGAAGGTTTTGCGTCGGCTGCCAGGAAACTATATATGTCTCCACCGGCTGTGACGCGCACGATCTCGGCCTTAGAAGATCATCTTGGGGTGATGCTGTTTCATCGAACCACGCGGCAAGTAAAACTGACCGATGCGGGACTACGCTATTTGGAGGACTGCCGACGTATCCTAGCTGACCTCGCTGAAGCCGAGGAATCAGTGGTCGGAGCCCATCGCGTGCCACGGGGTAAATTGTCTGTGACTGCATCATCCAGGTTCGGACACCTGCATATCGCACCACTATTGATTGATTTTCTGGAACGCTACCCCGAGGTGTCGGTGCAAACTTTGTTTGTAGATCGGGTAGTGAACCTGATTGATGAAGGTCTCGATGTTGCGGTGCGTATCGGCGAGTTGCCGGATTCGTCACTTACCGCTATTAGGGTGGGCTCAGTGCGTCGGGTAGTCTGTGCCGCGCCGGACTATCTTGAGGCGCGAGGTGTGCCGCAAACGCCGCAGGATATTCAAGGACATGACATCGTCCAGTTTTCGAGCTTAGCTTCAAAAGCTGAATGGCGCTTCAAAGGCGTAGAAGGCGAAATCATAGTGCCTTTCTCGACTCGGTTTACCGTGAATACCGCCGATGTAGCCATAGCCGCCGCCGTGGCTGGTCGCGGATTAACTATGGTATTGTCTTACATGATCGTGCCGGAGCTTATGTCCGGAAAGCTCAGGATTGTTCTAGCCGACTATGAAAATCCTCCCCTACCTGTCCATGTGGTCTATCAGGAGGGTCGTAAAGCAGCGGCGAAAGTGCGTGCATTTGTGGATTTTGCAGTCGATCGATTGCGAACACTAGCTTATTTGAATTCTGGTCTGGACTAA
- a CDS encoding transposase — protein sequence MTNEKKHKQPKYSLEFKQDAANLVLEKGYSQQQAADHLGISLSALGRWVRAESKPITHGSATKKPNLSLGDQDELIRLRRENEQLRMEREILKKAAVSSTGGRNTLIKFITGRYKTKRLSRSGIEF from the coding sequence ATGACAAACGAGAAAAAACACAAGCAGCCCAAATACAGTCTGGAATTTAAGCAAGATGCCGCCAATCTGGTTCTTGAAAAGGGCTACAGCCAGCAACAAGCTGCCGACCATCTGGGCATCTCATTAAGCGCCCTGGGACGCTGGGTTCGAGCGGAGAGCAAGCCAATTACCCATGGCTCGGCGACGAAAAAGCCAAACTTGAGCCTAGGGGATCAGGATGAATTGATTCGCTTGCGGAGGGAAAATGAACAGTTGCGAATGGAGCGCGAGATATTAAAAAAGGCCGCGGTGAGTTCAACCGGTGGTCGCAACACACTGATTAAATTTATCACGGGGCGTTATAAAACCAAGCGTCTTTCTAGGTCTGGTATTGAGTTTTAA